A DNA window from Centroberyx gerrardi isolate f3 chromosome 5, fCenGer3.hap1.cur.20231027, whole genome shotgun sequence contains the following coding sequences:
- the aldh4a1 gene encoding delta-1-pyrroline-5-carboxylate dehydrogenase, mitochondrial — translation MLRVRAAVCQSWRGFKTFPCAAVEVKNEPILGFNEGSAERKELLKALDDLKGKTEEIPCVVGDEHVWTKDIRYQLSPFNHSHKVAKFCYADKELLNKAILASVAARREWDLKPVQDRAQVLFKAADVIGGPKRAEILAKTMIGQGKTVVQAEIDAAAELIDFFRFNAKHAIELEKQQPIDSDGSTNTMLYRGLEGFVAAVAPFNFTAIGGNLAGTPALMGNVVLWKPSDTAMSASYAVYKVLRECGLPPNIVQFVPADGPVFGDTVTSSEHLAGINFTGSVPTFKRLWKQVAQNLDIYRNFPRVAGECGGKNFHFVHKSADIESVVSGTIRSAFEYGGQKCSACSRMYVPDTLWPQIKQDLLAIHKNIRVGDPVEDFSTFFSAVIDDKSFSRIKKWLDHAKSSPKLTIIAGGNCDDKKGYFVEPTIIETKDPQEAIMNEEIFGPVLSVYVYPENNYKEVLHLIDNTSPYALTGAVFAQDKNVIDEAAKALRNAAGNYYVNDKSTGSIVAQQPFGGARASGTNDKPGGPHYVLRWTSPQVVKRTHVPLKGWKYPYMG, via the exons ATGCTGCGCGTGAGAGCGGCTGTCTGCCAGTCTTGGAGGGG gttCAAAACCTTCCCTTGTGCAGCTGTTGAGGTGAAGAATGAGCCGATCCTGGGATTCAATGAGGGCAGTGCGGAGAGGAAAGAGCTGTTGAAG GCCTTGGACGATCTgaaagggaagacagaggagattCCCTGTGTGGTTGGAGACGAACATGTGTGGACCAAAGACATCAGATATCAGTTATCT CCCTTCAATCACTCGCATAAGGTGGCCAAGTTCTGCTATGCTGACAAG GAGCTGCTCAACAAAGCTATCTTGGCGTCCGTGGCAGCGCGGAGAGAGTGGGACCTGAAGCCCGTCCAGGACAGAGCCCAGGTTCTCTTCAAGGCAGCGGACGTCATCGGTGGGCCCAAGAGAGCGGAAATCCTAGCCAAGACCATGATTGGACAG GGTAAGACGGTGGTACAGGCGGAGATCGATGCTGCTGCAGAGCTGATTGACTTTTTCAGATTCAACGCCAAACATGCCATTGAGCTGGAGAAACAGCAACCAATAGATAGTGATGGCAGCACAAACACCATGCTCTACCGTGGATTGGAG GGTTTTGTAGCAGCTGTCGCCCCTTTTAACTTCACTGCTATTGGTGGAAATCTGGCAGGTACCCCAGCTCTGATG GGTAATGTAGTGCTGTGGAAGCCTAGCGACACTGCCATGTCTGCTAGCTACGCTGTCTACAAAGTCCTGCGGGAGTGCGGCCTGCCCCCCAACATCGTCCAGTTTGTGCCAGCTGATGGACCCGTGTTCGGAGACACTGTCACCTCCTCTGAGCACTTagcaggcatcaacttcactggCAGCGTCCC GACCTTCAAGCGTCTATGGAAACAGGTGGCGCAGAACCTGGACATCTACAGGAACTTCCCTCGGGTGGCGGGAG AGTGCGGTGGGAAGAACTTCCACTTTGTTCACAAGTCTGCAGATATTGAGAGTGTGGTGAGCGGGACCATTCGCTCAGCGTTTGAGTACGGAGGCCAGAAGTGCTCAGCCTGCTCCAGGATGTATGTACCAGACACCTTGTGGCCGCAGATTAAACAGGACCTCCTAGCCATCCACAAAAACATCAGAGTGGGAGAT CCTGTGGAAGACTTTAGCACCTTTTTCTCAGCTGTGATCGATGACAAG TCTTTTAGTCGCATAAAGAAGTGGCTTGATCATGCCAAATCTTCCCCTAAGTTGACTATCATCGCTGGGGGCAACTGTGATGACAAGAAAGGCTATTTTGTGGAGCCTACCATCATTGAGACCAAAGACCCACAGGAAGCTATCATGAATGAG GAAATCTTTGGGCCTGTTCTGTCTGTATACGTTTACCCTGAGAACAACTACAAAGAGGTGCTGCACCTGATAGACAACACATCGCCTTATGCTCTGACCGGGGCAGTGTTTGCTCAGGACAA GAATGTTATCGATGAGGCAGCCAAGGCCTTGAGAAATGCTGCAGGGAACTACTATGTGAATGACAAATCCACTGGCTCCATTGTTGCTCAGCAGCCATTTGGTGGCGCCAGAGCCTCTG GAACCAATGACAAACCCGGTGGACCGCACTACGTTCTGAGATGGACATCGCCACAGGTAGTCAAGCGGACCCACGTCCCCCTCAAAGGATGGAAGTACCCCTACATGGGTTGA